Proteins from one bacterium genomic window:
- a CDS encoding HNH endonuclease has product MEKQELLFLASLRYLPNRHKVKGTIINLCDKYSLKLDPDYYSERWDKLYSSKARCKFTNSVKTSVIIRDRNQCQYCNAKRYIEVHHVLPYSVGKTNSIWNLVCACRKCNKEISSNIVLPLNWWLLHPESRNGPNC; this is encoded by the coding sequence TTGGAAAAGCAGGAACTACTATTTCTAGCATCCTTGCGGTATTTACCAAACCGGCATAAAGTTAAAGGAACAATAATTAATCTATGCGATAAATATTCACTAAAACTAGATCCAGATTATTACTCAGAGCGATGGGATAAATTATATAGTTCTAAAGCACGTTGCAAATTCACAAATAGCGTAAAAACCTCTGTGATTATCCGAGATAGAAATCAATGCCAGTATTGCAACGCCAAAAGATACATTGAAGTTCACCATGTGCTGCCATACTCTGTAGGAAAGACTAATAGCATTTGGAATTTGGTGTGTGCATGTCGTAAATGTAATAAAGAAATAAGCTCAAATATCGTTTTGCCGCTTAATTGGTGGTTATTACATCCAGAGTCCAGAAACGGACCAAATTGCTGA
- a CDS encoding type II toxin-antitoxin system death-on-curing family toxin, which yields MVRIKFVSREQVLAIHGEMIRQFGGEPGLADFGMLESALTMTKASFGGEYLHRDIFEMAAAYAFHIAKNHPFIDGNKRTAFMTAMVFLKVNGFEFNDVGRTLECAMLAIAS from the coding sequence ATGGTTCGCATCAAATTCGTTTCACGCGAGCAGGTATTGGCAATTCACGGGGAGATGATTAGGCAATTCGGCGGCGAACCTGGACTTGCCGATTTCGGCATGCTGGAATCCGCGCTTACGATGACGAAAGCTTCGTTCGGCGGCGAGTATCTGCACAGGGATATTTTCGAAATGGCGGCGGCATATGCATTTCACATTGCGAAAAATCATCCTTTCATTGATGGGAACAAAAGAACGGCATTTATGACGGCGATGGTTTTCCTGAAGGTCAACGGATTCGAATTCAACGACGTCGGCAGGACGCTTGAATGCGCGATGCTCGCCATCGCTTCGTGA
- a CDS encoding AbrB/MazE/SpoVT family DNA-binding domain-containing protein — protein MRKKLVKHGNSLAIVIDKPILELVGFNADTEVEIRTNGSELLIRPAEAAISEEEFKTALAELTARHYETLKKLAE, from the coding sequence ATGCGCAAGAAACTGGTGAAGCACGGAAACAGCCTGGCGATTGTGATTGACAAGCCGATTCTGGAGCTTGTCGGCTTTAACGCGGATACCGAAGTTGAAATTCGAACCAACGGCTCCGAGCTTTTGATTCGACCCGCGGAAGCGGCAATAAGCGAAGAAGAATTCAAGACAGCGCTCGCGGAGCTCACGGCAAGGCATTACGAAACCTTGAAGAAACTCGCTGAGTAG
- a CDS encoding aminotransferase class I/II-fold pyridoxal phosphate-dependent enzyme — translation MPRTLSRRVTDSPPYLFAELDKAEQAARARGIDVIRLSIGDPDLPSPPFVIEDAARRLSDSKYHRYPPYRGTSFFTENIIEYMNRRFGVELTPENVLCLIGAKEGIAHLTFGVVDPGGLSIHHEPGYMVASIISGFAGGEAYFRPLLPSNGFLLDYHTIPADVTARANILWVNHPGNPTGAVAPKEYYDGLVEWAQKNDVWLGSDLAYSENYYGIENRPASLLAAPGAMDCAIEFHSFSKIFNMTGWRIGWACGNAELVGALAAIKSNLDTSQFGAIADAAAAGLNHPDASGWMSENRERMRARRDMVCGALRECGIEVTPPAASLYVWSPLPPGVTDSIAFAAELLEKTGVLIAPGRGYGPSGEGFFRISLTYAEAELEEAMRRLREYLRK, via the coding sequence ATGCCTAGAACACTCTCGCGGCGGGTGACTGACTCGCCGCCTTATCTGTTTGCCGAGCTCGATAAGGCCGAGCAGGCCGCCCGTGCGCGCGGGATCGACGTAATCCGCCTGTCGATCGGCGATCCCGATTTGCCCTCGCCGCCCTTCGTCATCGAGGACGCGGCCAGGCGGCTTTCGGATTCGAAATACCACCGTTATCCTCCTTACCGCGGCACTTCGTTTTTCACGGAGAACATAATCGAGTACATGAATCGCAGGTTCGGGGTCGAGCTCACTCCGGAAAACGTGCTCTGCCTTATAGGCGCGAAGGAAGGCATTGCGCACTTGACGTTCGGTGTCGTGGATCCGGGCGGATTGTCCATCCACCACGAGCCGGGATACATGGTCGCGTCCATCATTTCCGGATTTGCGGGGGGGGAGGCGTACTTCCGGCCGCTTCTTCCTTCGAACGGATTCCTTTTGGATTACCACACGATCCCGGCGGACGTCACGGCCCGCGCGAACATACTTTGGGTCAACCATCCCGGCAATCCCACGGGCGCGGTCGCTCCGAAGGAATACTACGACGGCCTTGTCGAGTGGGCGCAAAAAAACGACGTTTGGCTGGGCAGCGACCTCGCGTACAGCGAGAATTATTACGGAATCGAGAACCGGCCCGCGAGCCTTCTTGCCGCGCCGGGCGCGATGGACTGCGCGATAGAATTCCACAGCTTTTCGAAAATATTCAACATGACCGGTTGGCGGATCGGCTGGGCGTGCGGCAACGCGGAGCTTGTCGGCGCGCTGGCGGCGATTAAAAGCAATCTGGACACCTCGCAATTCGGCGCGATCGCGGACGCCGCGGCCGCGGGGCTGAACCATCCCGACGCCTCGGGTTGGATGAGCGAAAACCGGGAGCGTATGCGCGCGCGGCGCGACATGGTTTGCGGCGCGCTTCGGGAATGCGGAATAGAAGTGACGCCGCCCGCGGCCTCGCTGTATGTATGGAGCCCGCTTCCGCCGGGCGTCACCGACAGCATCGCGTTCGCGGCGGAGCTGCTGGAAAAAACCGGCGTGCTGATCGCTCCGGGCCGGGGCTACGGCCCAAGCGGCGAGGGCTTTTTCCGCATCAGTCTGACCTACGCCGAAGCTGAGCTGGAAGAAGCGATGCGCAGGCTTCGCGAATACTTGCGAAAGTGA
- a CDS encoding PKD domain-containing protein, producing MYGLIRSIVWGFVLAFALIMHVACNAGNGVRSGNTAAGGSQQLSKVDLDAIAGYVPPDGVDPALFEMLRDRLLDELRALQSGAVRKASATLPLVGFRVSETPAVANFSWRYSFPGDNDINGEVSIADITPIALNYLASTSDGTDDIVQFFIDGDQNGELGVSDITPIALNYLNIYDVNIAIFDSQPSAGWTLTEWRENARLSVDASITGLTGALPLLMNRTTTSVEYGRVSCNLDVASYEIGPGSYYFGLRTLSDPPRHFQSAQFTLGAPPPVVESVSPTSGAAGAQVAFSVVVSSGQTPFTYFWDFGGGADPSTSSAAAPVVTLSTAPGDYAASVTVSNLTGSDTFEFTLSVTGQPNEPPVARLTADPLSGEAPLTVNFDAGGSTDPESLPLAFEWDWEGDGTYDFSSGPVATAQHVYAGAGDFNATMRVTDSAFQSDTASVLISVSEAGAPEWHISVLDGLSDDASYSASLAEINGRPAVTYCGFEPYEFRYIRALDAVGQNWAAPIVLDTDGGDWSTLLMVNGRPAASYYYRTAGDLRYIRAEDPDGESWGEPVTLADEGDLGQYCSMAIISGNPAVSFWLNGGNGMAYVRAADPDGNVWNEPLFADSRQYAGKFTSLKEVDGKPAISYIWEQDQFFPRVCYVRALDAYGDTWGEPVLIDPDSDGWVGHTSLQIVNGNPAIAYFGKSPVSLRYSRSLDAQGQIWPAGKILDEDGIVGMMASMAVMNGNPAIAYHCQDTRELLLIRADDPDGEIWGGREVIDTEDETGVWPSFKIINGIPMIAYTNLTNLDLMFAVYY from the coding sequence GTGTATGGCTTGATTCGCTCGATTGTATGGGGGTTTGTTCTCGCATTCGCGCTGATAATGCACGTCGCGTGCAACGCGGGCAACGGAGTGCGTTCCGGCAATACGGCCGCAGGGGGCTCGCAACAACTTTCTAAAGTCGACCTCGACGCGATTGCAGGCTATGTCCCGCCGGACGGGGTTGATCCCGCGTTGTTCGAAATGCTGCGCGACAGGCTGCTTGACGAGCTGCGCGCTTTGCAGAGCGGTGCCGTCCGCAAAGCCAGCGCAACGCTTCCGCTGGTCGGATTCCGCGTCTCGGAAACCCCCGCGGTTGCGAATTTTTCGTGGCGCTATTCATTTCCCGGTGACAACGACATCAACGGCGAAGTATCTATAGCGGACATCACTCCTATCGCACTAAATTATCTCGCCAGCACATCCGACGGGACGGATGACATAGTCCAGTTTTTCATCGACGGGGATCAAAACGGCGAATTAGGAGTCTCCGACATAACGCCCATCGCGCTGAATTACCTGAATATTTACGACGTGAACATTGCGATTTTCGATTCCCAGCCGAGCGCCGGATGGACCCTCACCGAATGGCGCGAGAACGCGCGTCTTTCCGTAGATGCTTCGATAACGGGCCTTACCGGCGCGCTGCCGCTTCTGATGAACCGCACCACAACGTCCGTCGAATACGGAAGAGTGTCCTGCAATTTGGACGTGGCCTCGTATGAAATTGGCCCCGGATCGTATTACTTCGGCTTGCGCACGCTTTCCGATCCGCCCCGGCATTTCCAGTCTGCGCAGTTCACCCTCGGCGCGCCGCCTCCGGTTGTGGAGTCCGTGTCGCCGACATCCGGCGCCGCGGGAGCGCAGGTCGCGTTTTCCGTGGTGGTTTCGTCGGGCCAAACGCCTTTCACTTACTTTTGGGATTTCGGGGGGGGAGCGGATCCAAGCACTTCATCCGCCGCCGCGCCGGTTGTGACGCTTTCGACTGCGCCGGGCGATTACGCCGCATCGGTCACGGTTTCGAACTTAACCGGATCGGATACATTCGAATTTACGCTTTCCGTCACGGGGCAGCCGAACGAACCTCCGGTGGCGCGGCTCACCGCCGATCCGCTTTCTGGCGAAGCGCCTCTCACCGTTAATTTCGACGCGGGAGGCAGCACCGACCCCGAGTCGCTCCCGCTTGCATTCGAGTGGGATTGGGAGGGCGACGGCACTTACGACTTCAGCTCGGGGCCCGTCGCAACGGCGCAGCATGTTTACGCCGGGGCGGGCGATTTCAATGCGACGATGCGCGTTACCGATTCCGCGTTCCAGTCGGACACCGCATCGGTATTGATTTCCGTTTCCGAAGCAGGCGCGCCGGAGTGGCATATTTCCGTCTTGGATGGACTATCGGATGACGCGTCCTACAGCGCGAGTCTTGCGGAGATCAACGGCCGTCCCGCTGTCACATATTGCGGATTCGAGCCGTACGAATTCAGGTATATTCGAGCTTTGGATGCCGTCGGCCAAAATTGGGCGGCGCCGATAGTGCTGGATACCGATGGCGGCGATTGGAGCACGCTTTTAATGGTAAACGGACGGCCCGCGGCTTCGTATTATTATCGGACGGCAGGCGACCTTAGATACATTCGGGCGGAGGATCCGGACGGCGAATCCTGGGGCGAACCCGTTACGCTCGCGGATGAGGGGGATCTCGGCCAGTACTGTTCAATGGCAATTATTTCCGGAAATCCCGCGGTGAGCTTTTGGTTGAACGGGGGAAACGGAATGGCATACGTCAGGGCGGCGGATCCCGACGGAAATGTTTGGAACGAACCGTTGTTTGCGGATTCAAGGCAGTACGCGGGCAAATTTACATCGCTCAAAGAAGTGGACGGAAAACCTGCAATTTCGTACATTTGGGAACAAGACCAATTTTTCCCGCGCGTGTGTTACGTCCGCGCACTCGATGCTTATGGCGATACTTGGGGCGAGCCGGTTTTGATCGATCCCGACAGCGACGGCTGGGTGGGACACACATCGCTGCAAATAGTCAACGGCAACCCCGCAATCGCTTATTTCGGCAAGTCGCCTGTATCGCTTAGGTATAGTCGATCGCTCGACGCGCAGGGACAGATTTGGCCCGCGGGAAAAATATTGGACGAGGACGGCATAGTGGGAATGATGGCTTCGATGGCCGTTATGAATGGCAATCCCGCCATCGCATATCACTGTCAGGACACGCGCGAACTTCTTTTGATCAGGGCGGACGATCCCGACGGCGAAATCTGGGGCGGGCGCGAGGTAATCGACACCGAGGACGAGACAGGAGTCTGGCCGTCATTCAAAATAATTAACGGCATTCCGATGATTGCTTACACAAATCTTACCAATCTGGATTTGATGTTCGCCGTCTACTACTGA
- a CDS encoding insulinase family protein: MYRKSCITFCFSLVIAAAWLALSAIFAGDALAQTGAAQALTIDRAQNGLTVAVWEDHKSPIVTVDVWINTGSLIEGDEHWGLAHFFEHCFYRGTKKRGPRQNRDEIINVGGMTSAGTWYDYTHFYNSVSSEQLDLALDTLTDSLMNLTLPEDGINLERTVINEEIKQRLDDPSLYPWEEMMARIFPESKYGKRVIGTEDSIRYFDRSTVDAYYRAHYSPENTAIVIAGDVNPQAAISLAKSKLAGWTSKSAPAVWPSPANSFAGFSADEETGKYSGAQVNVGWRMPGFKHPDRYALEVAEHLLATGRAARLKNLIGNGILSVYGGYQQYRNAGTFILYVTPDQSTGLSGAAAKVIAGIAEFAKTGPSDAEVADAITQLEMALRFYQAGTRERATLIGNAIVYGNPRYYTEYLNNLSKVTAADVKRVVNSYFVKDNCTILYMRPRPGTAAGGEAELDTALSSLPAAGTVDFTKTLYPDEVKPQKGAGAPAAPGASGMRDATLSDGMKVIIVNQPGSDICSMGVFFAGGSASDPPGKEGLTNLTLGMLEYGSASLKRNEIVNTLAALGDRYGYGVARDYGQVAITTTSDNAQRAIEMLKKMLKRPAFDSAYLEDARNTQLGKLAGESEDIFAVGQDSFRQAAFQGTAYAQPPLGTPGSLAAITIADVSAHWERTAAPRGAVFMFVGDAAKAGLDNPASIGQILYGTGEPFSAPDLPDGAGLRGAYQVNMAREQNLLVLGARTGGAGGNPDYGALMAASALLNLRVFREIVYEKGLAYRSVAEFVPWRKAGLLMLTVGYSPQREADVFAAVSDQIARLAGAPPSDSELAGVKGFVTGYQALSLELPEDKLARFGQWEMAGAGYAFLPQFNAAVKSVTPEQIQTAAQRYFSQDRLLQIVVKG; encoded by the coding sequence GTGTACAGAAAGTCATGCATTACATTTTGTTTCAGTCTTGTCATCGCGGCGGCCTGGCTGGCGTTATCGGCGATTTTTGCCGGGGACGCTCTCGCGCAGACCGGCGCGGCGCAAGCGCTTACAATCGATCGCGCGCAAAACGGGCTTACCGTCGCGGTGTGGGAGGACCACAAAAGCCCGATCGTCACCGTTGATGTTTGGATCAACACGGGCAGTCTGATCGAGGGCGATGAACACTGGGGGCTGGCACACTTTTTTGAGCATTGCTTTTACCGCGGAACGAAAAAGCGCGGGCCGCGTCAGAACCGCGACGAGATTATCAATGTCGGCGGGATGACATCCGCGGGAACGTGGTACGACTATACCCACTTCTACAATTCGGTATCGAGCGAGCAGCTCGACCTTGCGCTCGACACGTTGACGGACAGCCTGATGAACCTGACGCTGCCGGAAGACGGAATAAATCTCGAACGCACCGTCATTAACGAGGAGATCAAGCAGAGACTGGATGATCCGTCGCTTTATCCATGGGAAGAAATGATGGCGCGGATTTTCCCGGAATCGAAATACGGCAAGCGCGTCATCGGAACGGAAGACTCGATACGCTATTTCGATCGTTCGACTGTGGACGCGTATTACAGGGCGCATTATTCGCCGGAAAACACCGCGATCGTAATCGCGGGCGATGTCAATCCCCAGGCCGCCATTTCGCTCGCCAAGTCCAAGCTGGCGGGGTGGACCAGTAAAAGCGCTCCCGCGGTATGGCCGTCTCCCGCCAATTCGTTCGCCGGATTCAGTGCGGACGAGGAAACGGGCAAATATTCCGGCGCGCAGGTGAACGTCGGATGGCGGATGCCCGGATTCAAACATCCGGACAGGTACGCGCTCGAAGTGGCGGAGCATCTGCTTGCGACGGGGCGCGCGGCGCGGCTTAAGAACCTGATCGGCAACGGCATTCTTTCGGTCTACGGCGGCTACCAGCAGTACAGAAACGCGGGAACCTTCATCCTGTATGTCACGCCGGATCAATCCACGGGGCTGTCCGGCGCCGCGGCAAAAGTGATCGCCGGCATCGCCGAATTCGCGAAAACGGGGCCAAGCGACGCGGAGGTTGCGGACGCGATTACACAACTCGAAATGGCATTAAGGTTTTACCAGGCGGGGACGCGGGAGCGCGCGACGCTTATCGGAAACGCGATCGTTTACGGAAATCCGCGCTATTACACGGAATACCTGAACAACCTTTCGAAAGTCACGGCCGCCGATGTCAAGCGAGTCGTCAATTCTTATTTCGTAAAGGATAATTGCACGATTTTGTATATGCGCCCCCGGCCCGGAACGGCGGCGGGCGGCGAGGCCGAGCTGGACACCGCGCTTTCTTCACTCCCTGCCGCGGGAACGGTTGATTTTACGAAAACGCTTTATCCGGATGAAGTAAAACCGCAAAAAGGCGCGGGCGCTCCGGCCGCGCCCGGCGCTTCCGGCATGCGTGACGCGACGCTTTCCGACGGAATGAAAGTAATCATAGTCAATCAACCGGGAAGCGATATTTGCTCGATGGGCGTGTTTTTCGCGGGCGGAAGCGCGAGCGACCCGCCCGGCAAAGAAGGCTTGACGAACCTGACGCTCGGAATGCTCGAATACGGTAGCGCGTCCTTGAAACGCAACGAAATCGTCAATACGCTTGCCGCGCTCGGGGACAGGTACGGTTACGGCGTGGCGCGGGATTACGGACAGGTCGCAATCACAACCACATCCGACAATGCGCAAAGGGCGATTGAAATGCTCAAAAAGATGCTCAAGCGCCCCGCGTTCGATTCCGCGTATCTTGAAGATGCGCGCAATACCCAGCTGGGCAAACTGGCAGGCGAAAGCGAGGATATTTTTGCAGTCGGCCAGGATTCCTTCAGACAGGCCGCGTTTCAGGGAACCGCGTACGCGCAGCCACCTTTGGGTACTCCCGGCTCGCTTGCCGCGATTACGATCGCGGACGTTAGCGCGCATTGGGAGCGGACGGCCGCGCCGCGCGGCGCGGTTTTTATGTTCGTGGGCGACGCTGCGAAAGCCGGATTGGATAACCCCGCATCAATCGGTCAAATCCTATACGGTACCGGCGAGCCGTTTTCCGCTCCCGATCTGCCGGACGGCGCGGGGTTGCGCGGCGCGTATCAAGTGAATATGGCGCGAGAGCAAAACCTTCTCGTGCTAGGAGCGCGTACGGGCGGCGCTGGAGGCAATCCGGATTACGGAGCGCTTATGGCCGCGTCCGCTCTGCTCAACCTGCGCGTGTTCCGGGAGATCGTTTACGAAAAAGGGCTGGCGTATCGCTCGGTGGCGGAGTTCGTTCCATGGCGCAAAGCGGGGCTGTTGATGCTTACGGTCGGCTATTCGCCGCAGCGTGAAGCCGACGTTTTCGCCGCCGTTTCGGATCAAATCGCGCGCCTTGCGGGCGCGCCGCCAAGCGATTCCGAACTTGCGGGCGTCAAGGGATTCGTGACCGGATACCAGGCGCTTTCGCTTGAGCTTCCAGAAGACAAGCTTGCGCGGTTCGGCCAGTGGGAAATGGCGGGAGCCGGGTATGCCTTTCTGCCGCAGTTCAACGCTGCGGTCAAAAGCGTGACTCCGGAGCAAATCCAGACCGCCGCGCAGAGATACTTCAGCCAGGACAGGCTGCTTCAAATCGTGGTTAAAGGATGA
- a CDS encoding redoxin domain-containing protein: protein MAHNFNFTITAPDLPRGLTWINSKPLSPEDFRGRVVLLDFWTYCCINCMHIIPDLKYLEDKYADEPVVVVGVHSAKFDNEENAENIRQAVLRYGVKHPVVVDKGMAIWNSFGVHAWPTLVLITPDGKIAGSLSGEGHRETLDQAIAALLNHYEKEGKLASGPPPIVPEEFISDTGLLFPGKVTVAPDSGNVFIADSGNHRIVIADKSGNVMDIIGNGLEDFKDGAFAESSFRRPQGMALDGRYLYIADTENHAIRRADLVSKTVETIAGTGEQMMWGGQGGPGNKTAISSPWDVLLKGNDLFIAMAGSHQIWVYNLDTCRIDPYAGSGREARIDGFRLNAAFAQPSGLTLIGDKLYVADSEISCIREVNLSTGNVLTIAGGDLFDFGDADGRGDKARFQHPLGIAALGGALYVADSYNHKIRKLDPNTKETAAFSGTGKYGDSIGSIADSEFYEPGGICSAVGKLYVADTNNHKVKVIDPKSGSVSYFEISGLPSTAASPRGEAREAYWTGSGDFESFWKNARPVPAQPAGVSSNLLISLDLPAGWHLNDQLPVTVIVETARAAGIGEQKIAEFPVEGITLPIRIPLEISGDVSGELLVSVSGMFCDDGETICVPFEDKLRIPLKSGAGDLSVTAVLEEPI, encoded by the coding sequence ATGGCACATAATTTCAACTTCACGATCACCGCGCCGGACCTGCCGCGCGGTTTGACTTGGATTAATTCCAAGCCGCTCTCTCCCGAAGATTTTCGAGGCCGGGTTGTTTTGCTCGATTTTTGGACGTATTGCTGCATCAACTGCATGCATATAATTCCGGACCTAAAGTATCTTGAAGACAAATATGCGGACGAGCCGGTGGTCGTCGTCGGAGTCCACAGCGCGAAATTCGACAACGAGGAAAACGCGGAAAACATCAGGCAGGCCGTTCTGCGCTACGGCGTCAAGCATCCGGTCGTGGTGGACAAGGGGATGGCAATCTGGAACAGCTTCGGAGTCCACGCTTGGCCGACTCTGGTGCTGATAACGCCCGACGGGAAAATCGCGGGATCGCTGTCCGGCGAAGGGCATCGCGAGACACTTGACCAGGCGATTGCCGCGCTTTTGAACCACTACGAAAAGGAGGGAAAGCTGGCTTCCGGGCCTCCGCCCATTGTTCCCGAGGAATTCATTTCAGATACGGGGCTGTTGTTTCCCGGAAAAGTGACGGTAGCTCCCGATTCCGGAAATGTTTTCATCGCCGATTCCGGCAACCATCGCATAGTCATCGCAGACAAGTCGGGGAACGTGATGGACATCATCGGAAACGGATTGGAGGATTTCAAAGACGGCGCATTCGCCGAATCCTCATTCCGGCGGCCCCAGGGAATGGCGCTGGACGGAAGGTACCTTTACATCGCCGACACCGAAAATCATGCGATAAGGCGCGCTGATCTTGTTTCGAAAACCGTCGAAACGATCGCCGGAACCGGAGAGCAGATGATGTGGGGAGGGCAAGGCGGCCCCGGAAACAAAACCGCGATCTCATCTCCTTGGGACGTGTTGTTGAAAGGAAATGACCTGTTTATCGCGATGGCCGGCTCGCACCAAATTTGGGTTTACAACCTCGATACGTGCAGGATCGATCCCTACGCCGGTTCCGGACGCGAGGCGAGAATTGACGGATTCAGATTGAATGCCGCGTTCGCGCAGCCTTCGGGCTTGACCTTAATCGGTGACAAACTTTACGTCGCCGACAGCGAGATTTCGTGCATCCGCGAAGTGAATCTTTCAACGGGAAACGTACTTACTATCGCGGGAGGAGACCTTTTCGATTTCGGCGACGCGGACGGCAGGGGAGACAAGGCGAGATTTCAGCATCCGCTTGGAATCGCCGCATTGGGCGGAGCACTGTACGTGGCGGACAGCTACAACCACAAAATCAGAAAGCTAGATCCGAATACGAAAGAAACCGCGGCATTTTCGGGAACGGGTAAATACGGAGATTCAATCGGCAGTATTGCCGATTCCGAGTTCTACGAACCCGGGGGGATTTGCTCTGCTGTGGGAAAGCTGTACGTTGCGGACACAAATAATCACAAAGTGAAGGTTATCGATCCGAAGTCCGGAAGCGTTTCGTATTTCGAGATTTCCGGCCTTCCTTCCACGGCCGCTTCGCCGCGAGGCGAAGCGCGGGAAGCTTACTGGACAGGCTCGGGCGATTTCGAATCTTTCTGGAAGAACGCAAGGCCGGTTCCGGCCCAACCGGCCGGCGTATCATCGAATCTGTTGATTTCCCTCGATCTTCCGGCCGGATGGCATCTGAACGACCAGCTTCCTGTGACGGTTATCGTCGAGACAGCTCGCGCGGCGGGAATTGGGGAGCAAAAAATCGCTGAATTTCCTGTCGAGGGCATCACGTTGCCGATTCGGATTCCGCTTGAGATATCCGGAGATGTATCGGGCGAGCTTCTCGTTTCGGTGTCCGGAATGTTTTGCGACGATGGCGAAACTATCTGCGTCCCGTTCGAAGACAAGCTGCGCATTCCGCTCAAGTCCGGCGCTGGCGACCTATCGGTAACCGCCGTACTCGAGGAACCGATTTAA
- a CDS encoding 2,3-bisphosphoglycerate-independent phosphoglycerate mutase has translation MPRRLCLLILDGWAVNPSDYGNAIAQGDCPTWRSLLAEYPNTLIKTDGRLVGLIDGQMGNSEVGHLNIGAGRIVKQDLLAINDMMESGEFYRHPALCEFIDRVVARGGTLHIMGLVSDGGVHSHQEQMQTLIKLAVMRKVPRIRAHCMLDGRDTQPGSAVKFLQLLERYFGTHPDARIATIMGRYWGMDRDNRWERTERAWRAMVMGEGLRDIGSIQAFRKAWERGETDEFVQPTVILDETGLPAGRIKSGDGIIAFNFRSDRMREITRALTQKDFSRFERPVFPDIDYFSFVQYDSEFSNPVLLPKITVGNHITEYLTDMGLTVLKVAETEKYAHVTYFFNGGREEPYPGEARVLVPSPKVATYDLKPEMSIYQITDELRFRIKRKEFDFYVCNFANGDMVGHTGVFEAALQAVGHVDKCLAMVLSACMESDTTLIVTADHGNCDEMLDAEGNVLTQHSKFPVAVIAITPEGAPRPEFVREDGRALCDLAPTILELMQIAVPKEMTGVSLTKHKHSAAGGGS, from the coding sequence ATGCCTCGACGACTTTGTTTGCTCATTTTGGACGGCTGGGCGGTCAATCCGTCCGATTACGGCAATGCTATTGCCCAAGGCGACTGCCCGACATGGCGCAGCCTGCTGGCGGAGTATCCGAATACGCTTATAAAAACCGACGGCAGGCTGGTGGGACTGATCGACGGACAAATGGGCAACAGCGAAGTGGGCCACCTTAACATCGGCGCCGGGCGCATTGTAAAGCAGGACTTGCTCGCCATAAACGACATGATGGAGTCGGGAGAGTTTTACCGGCATCCCGCGCTTTGCGAGTTCATCGACCGCGTCGTAGCCCGGGGCGGAACTTTGCATATCATGGGGTTGGTTTCGGACGGCGGCGTGCACAGCCACCAGGAGCAGATGCAAACCCTCATCAAGCTCGCCGTAATGCGCAAAGTGCCGCGCATCCGCGCGCATTGCATGCTGGACGGCCGCGATACCCAGCCGGGCAGCGCGGTCAAGTTCCTGCAGCTTTTGGAGCGTTATTTCGGCACCCATCCCGACGCGCGGATTGCAACAATCATGGGCAGATATTGGGGAATGGACAGAGACAACCGCTGGGAGCGGACGGAAAGGGCCTGGCGGGCGATGGTAATGGGAGAAGGGTTGAGAGATATCGGAAGCATCCAGGCGTTCAGGAAAGCCTGGGAACGGGGCGAAACCGACGAATTCGTGCAGCCGACAGTGATTCTGGACGAAACGGGGCTGCCCGCAGGCAGAATCAAAAGCGGCGACGGGATAATCGCTTTCAATTTCCGCTCCGACAGGATGCGCGAGATAACGCGCGCTCTTACCCAGAAAGACTTTTCGAGGTTCGAGCGTCCGGTTTTTCCGGATATCGACTATTTCAGCTTTGTCCAGTACGACAGCGAGTTTTCAAATCCTGTCTTGCTGCCGAAAATCACGGTGGGCAATCACATAACCGAGTATCTAACGGATATGGGCTTGACCGTTCTCAAGGTGGCTGAAACCGAAAAGTACGCGCACGTCACTTACTTTTTCAACGGCGGGAGGGAGGAGCCTTATCCGGGCGAAGCGCGCGTGCTTGTGCCGTCGCCGAAAGTAGCGACGTACGACCTAAAACCCGAAATGAGCATTTATCAAATAACGGACGAGCTGCGCTTCAGGATTAAGCGAAAGGAGTTCGATTTTTACGTTTGCAACTTCGCGAACGGGGATATGGTCGGCCATACAGGCGTGTTCGAAGCCGCGCTGCAAGCAGTCGGGCATGTGGACAAGTGCCTCGCGATGGTGTTAAGCGCTTGTATGGAAAGCGACACAACGCTTATTGTGACGGCAGATCACGGCAACTGCGACGAAATGCTTGACGCCGAGGGCAACGTTTTAACTCAACACAGCAAATTTCCCGTCGCAGTTATCGCAATTACACCTGAGGGCGCGCCCAGGCCTGAATTCGTAAGGGAAGACGGGCGCGCGCTCTGCGACCTTGCGCCGACCATCCTTGAATTGATGCAAATCGCGGTGCCGAAAGAAATGACCGGCGTTTCCCTGACGAAGCATAAGCATTCCGCGGCCGGCGGGGGCTCCTAA